In the Candidatus Saccharimonas aalborgensis genome, one interval contains:
- a CDS encoding TatD family hydrolase, whose protein sequence is MVIDTHCHIHDSEFYPENREDVYRQSRDAGVVMLCIGTTVRSSREAVAFAETHEGCYAAVGIHPHDGKDEDVAGIRQLLEEGHKKIVAIGEIGLDYFYEHSPRDVQRQLLHDQLALAQEFNLPVSFHVRDAYDDFWPIFDSFSGIRGIMHSFTDTQHNLEQGLKRGLLVGINGISTFTKEESQQRLYTEVPLEKIVLETDAPFLTPKPFRGKMNLPAYVGLVARHQAALKGVRVEDVEQATTDNAERVFGKMT, encoded by the coding sequence ATGGTGATCGATACCCATTGTCATATTCACGACAGTGAGTTCTACCCAGAGAATAGAGAGGATGTTTATCGGCAATCACGTGATGCTGGTGTTGTGATGCTTTGTATTGGGACAACCGTGCGTAGTTCTCGGGAAGCAGTCGCGTTTGCCGAGACACATGAGGGCTGTTATGCGGCTGTCGGGATTCATCCTCACGATGGTAAAGATGAGGACGTTGCCGGTATTCGCCAGCTTCTTGAAGAGGGTCATAAAAAAATTGTCGCTATTGGAGAGATCGGCCTTGATTATTTTTATGAACACAGCCCGCGTGACGTGCAGCGACAGCTACTGCATGATCAATTGGCCTTAGCACAGGAGTTTAACTTGCCAGTCAGTTTTCATGTGCGAGATGCCTACGATGACTTCTGGCCTATTTTTGATTCCTTTAGCGGCATCAGAGGTATTATGCACAGTTTTACTGATACGCAGCACAACCTTGAGCAAGGGCTAAAACGGGGACTGCTTGTCGGTATAAATGGCATCAGTACGTTTACAAAGGAAGAGAGTCAACAGCGTCTCTATACTGAGGTGCCGCTCGAAAAAATAGTCCTTGAGACAGATGCTCCGTTCTTGACACCAAAGCCTTTCCGTGGTAAAATGAACTTACCAGCGTATGTTGGTCTGGTTGCTAGACACCAAGCCGCCCTCAAAGGAGTACGCGTCGAGGATGTCGAGCAGGCAACTACTGACAACGCCGAGAGAGTGTTTGGGAAAATGACATGA